A stretch of the Odontesthes bonariensis isolate fOdoBon6 chromosome 5, fOdoBon6.hap1, whole genome shotgun sequence genome encodes the following:
- the LOC142380894 gene encoding uncharacterized protein LOC142380894: protein MSISAVKDKGLTLVTMAIDNKSLLPPLCEMVRALCSPACCSVNKAMMGRSAAGALGTVQIMVGLFSIGLGPGRTSTHPGDLTNLGAAYWLGAVFIAAGIVSVLANTCPSACMVGFAVFMNAAGSIFAVVGIVLYAVDLSGSSIVWMCDNGRAAAPDFGDNCIYVAYFAQRLLGGMDVTLIVLLVLQLCVCISLLVLGIRALCCRRKETQTHSPHKTAVTEVEVVSHHV from the exons ATGTCCATCTCTGCTGTTAAAGACAAGGGTCTGACTTTGGTCACCATGGCGATCGACAACAAGAGCCTCTTACCACCGCTTTGTGAGATGGTCAGAGCTCTTTGCAGTCCAGCGTGCTGCTCGGTGAACAAAGCCATGATGGGGCGCAGTGCAGCTGGAGCTCTTGGG ACTGTGCAGATCATGGTGGGCTTGTTCAGCATCGGACTCGGTCCAGGACGGACGAGCACGCATCCTGGGGATTTGACTAATTTGGGAGCAGCATACTGGCTGGGAGCTGTG TTCATCGCAGCTGGAATCGTGTCAGTTCTTGCCAACACGTGCCCCTCCGCCTGCATG GTGGGCTTTGCTGTGTTCATGAACGCAGCTGGATCGATCTTCGCAGTTGTCGGCATCGTCCTGTATGCCGTCGACCTCTCAGGTTCCTCCATCGTCTGGATGTGTGACAACGGCAGGGCGGCCGCCCCCGATTTTGGTGACAACTGCATATATGTGGCATATTTCGCTCAG AGACTGCTGGGAGGGATGGATGTTACTCTGATCGTCCTGCTCGTCCTCCAGCTGTGTGTCTGCATCAGTCTTCTTGTTTTAGGCATCAGGGCTCTGTGCTGCAGGAGGAAGGAAACACAAACTCACAGCCCACATAAAACAGCGGTTACAGAAGTTGAAGTGGTATCCCACCACGTTTAA
- the LOC142380437 gene encoding membrane-spanning 4-domains subfamily A member 6C-like codes for MSLTMSKADGVTVFTLVSDPQSHWPPLCQIIKSLCFSPVWCSVSQHPRRVLRTSLSVLGVIQILVGLLNIGLGCILLFTPGYSGWNLRNTDYPLWLGALFIVFGIMCILSEKYPSPCLVILNVILNLAGVGFAIAAIVLHSLHLGSLYIWYRCDDDYSYYTPQPSSYYRDRSKANCLEVKEMAMILLKGVSAVLIVLSVLELCVAVSSAVLGIKALRGAGKEQDESSDDPELCKPLLEEEKSAI; via the exons ATGTCTCTCACCATGAGCAAGGCCGACGGGGTCACTGTGTTCACTTTGGTCTCGGACCCCCAAAGTCATTGGCCTCCTTTGTGCCAGATCATCAAATCCCTTTGCTTTAGCCCCGTGTGGTGCTCGGTGTCTCAGCACCCCAGGAGGGTCCTGAGGACGTCTCTGTCGGTCCTCGGG GTTATCCAGATCCTGGTTGGGTTGCTCAATATTGGCCTCGGCTGCATCTTGCTGTTTACTCCTGGTTATTCTGGGTGGAACCTGCGTAACACTGACTACCCTTTGTGGTTGGGAGCACTG TTCATTGTATTTGGCATCATGTGCATTCTGTCTGAGAAGTACCCAAGTCCTTGTCTG GTCATCCTCAATGTGATTCTGAACCTGGCTGGAGTTGGTTTTGCCATTGCAGCCATTGTGCTCCACAGCCTCCATTTAGGATCTCTGTATATTTGGTACAGGTGTGATGACGACTACAGCTACTACACACCACAGCCGAGTTCATATTATCGAGACCGCAGCAAGGCAAACTGCTTGGAAGTCAAAGAAATGGCCATG ATCCTCCTGAAAGGCGTCAGCGCCGTTCTGATCGTCTTGTCAGTCTTGGAGCTCTGTGTCGCCGTCAGCTCTGCCGTGTTGGGGATCAAAGCTCTGAGGGGCGCTGGGAAGGAGCAGGACGAG AGCTCTGATGACCCAGAACTGTGCAAACCGCTGCTGGAGGAAGAGAAGTCCGCCATCTAA